Proteins encoded in a region of the Triticum dicoccoides isolate Atlit2015 ecotype Zavitan chromosome 3A, WEW_v2.0, whole genome shotgun sequence genome:
- the LOC119270068 gene encoding uncharacterized protein LOC119270068, which translates to MGVWREGAGWCFCSGGGGRSERVKAAIFSAKAAALAAVCGGHGTGLLIHRNLLLTTHGNLPSAAAAEDAADALLGHARLAARLVPHRFFITSSILDLTIVGVDSAENDLTLQAQQPHYLKTCCKPSLDHGSVVYLLGHTGKKELVIGDGKVVIGTDNLIKLSTDGVTWCPGSAGFDAQGNLAFMICDPMKLASSPTARSSSASSSSSHSSKKDQQMQFGIPISVVCDWLYQHWQGNLDEVTKPKLPLVRLMSSRSDRSSSSFTRRNVFKPADDDNDDASVTSNMTSKPKYQQGSGSSANARISHDANPLVDLRTNNEQGISTPEIYESPRGSSCQGRQDPAPVQLLDINFPAKVPKTIFLPLPLKQMLSEENNGDTSKVKPRNPSRENHFPAGLIWHRNGEADSRDPPVALMEDCSSEGQSSSSPAERSRYRHQDQFSSEEETMYSAETMESTNVPSSREKHVGRSQSCVNYSRWSSPRKPSMIQTGTLRKQHTLIPMRKTHSQSTSLPQRSHDYLSPTVSSAMKKRNSMELQQPPKPRRIIVQSSPKWMF; encoded by the exons ATGGGGGtgtggagggagggggcggggtggTGCTTCTGCTCCGGCGGCGGGGGGCGGTCCGAGCGGGTCAAGGCGGCCATCTTCTCGGCCAAGGCCGCCGCGCTCGCCGCCGTCTGCGGCGGCCACGGCACGGGCCTCCTGATCCACCGGAACCTGCTGCTCACCACGCACGGCAAcctgccctccgccgccgccgccgaggacgcCGCCGACGCGCTTCTCGGCcacgcccgcctcgccgcccgcctcgtgcCCCACAG ATTCTTCATCACCAGCTCGATTCTTGACCTTACGATAGTCGGTGTTGATTCTGCCGAGAATGACTTGACTTTGCAGGCTCAGCAACCTCACTATCTGAAAACATGCTGCAAACCAAGCCTAGATCATGGGAGTGTTGTTTACCTGCTGGGGCATACCGGGAAGAAGGAACTGGTGATCGGCGACGGGAAAGTAGTGATTGGCACGGATAACCTCATAAAGCTCTCGACAGATGGGGTGACATGGTGTCCTGGCTCTGCCGGTTTCGACGCCCAGGGGAACTTAGCTTTCATGATCTGTGACCCCATGAAGCTGGCCTCCTCCCCCACTGCAAGGTCATCTTCAGCATCCTCATCCTCATCACATTCATCGAAGAAGGATCAGCAAATGCAGTTCGGGATCCCCATATCGGTGGTCTGCGATTGGTTGTATCAGCATTGGCAGGGCAACCTGGATGAGGTTACCAAGCCAAAGTTACCTCTTGTTAGACTGATGTCCAGCAGAAGCGATCGCTCAAGCTCCTCCTTCACTCGTCGCAATGTGTTCAAGCCTGCAGATGACGATAATGATGATGCATCGGTTACTTCAAACATGACTTCAAAGCCTAAATACCAGCAGGGGTCAGGTAGCTCAGCCAATGCAAGGATTTCTCATGATGCAAATCCTCTGGTTGATCTACGGACCAACAATGAGCAGGGGATTTCAACTCCAGAAATATACGAATCGCCGAGGGGTAGTTCTTGTCAGGGTCGCCAGGATCCTGCACCAGTACAACTCTTGGACATCAACTTCCCAGCTAAGGTTCCCAAGACCATATTTCTACCACTGCCCTTGAAACAAATGCTTTCTGAGGAGAACAATGGGGACACGTCGAAGGTGAAACCCAGGAATCCATCCAGAGAGAATCACTTTCCAGCAGGCCTGATATGGCACCGCAATGGCGAGGCAGATTCCAGGGATCCTCCGGTTGCTCTTATGGAGGATTGTAGCAGTGAGGGGCAGTCCAGCTCGTCACCTGCTGAGCGGTCGCGGTACAGACATCAAGACCAGTTCAGCAGCGAGGAGGAGACAATGTACTCGGCCGAAACCATGGAGAGCACGAACGTTCCGAGCTCCAGGGAGAAGCACGTCGGGAGGAGCCAGAGCTGCGTCAACTACAGCAGGTGGAGCTCTCCGAGGAAACCGTCGATGATTCAAACCGGGACCTTGAGGAAGCAGCACACGCTGATCCCCATGCGGAAGACGCACTCGCAGAGCACGTCCCTGCCGCAGAGGAGTCATGACTACTTGAGCCCGACGGTCTCCTCGGCCATGAAGAAGAGGAACTCCATGGAGCTGCAACAGCCCCCAAAGCCCCGTCGGATCATCGtccaatcttctccaaaatggatgttCTGA
- the LOC119270069 gene encoding uncharacterized protein LOC119270069: MPASMPKLLFLLLLLLAAAAHSSPVVPAASDQAEQSAVRMVPMAPAGGDGAGFSGVVLNETRRRLGSFQLCAPCTCCGGPRGVCVLSPCCYAINCNIPNRPFGFCSFTPRSCDCLHCNV; the protein is encoded by the exons ATGCCCGCCTCCATGCCCAAGCTGctcttcctcctgctcctcctcctcgccgcggcCGCCCACTCCTCGCCg GTCGTCCCGGCTGCGTCCGACCAGGCGGAGCAGTCGGCGGTGCGCATGGTGCCGATGGCCCCGGCGGGCGGGGACGGGGCGGGGTTCAGCGGGGTGGTGCTGAACGAGACGCGGCGGCGGCTGGGGAGCTTCCAGCTCTGCGCGCCCTGCACCTGCTGCGGCGGGCCCAGGGGCGTCTGCGTCCTCTCCCCGTGCTGCTACGCCATCAACTGCAACATCCCCAACCGCCCCTTCGGGTTCTGCTCCTTCACGCCCAGGTCCTGCGACTGCCTCCACTGCAACGTCTGA